A portion of the Polaribacter cellanae genome contains these proteins:
- the glyA gene encoding serine hydroxymethyltransferase, whose product MQLDNQIFDLIQEEKERQLSGLELIASENFVSDQVMQAQGSILTNKYAEGYPGKRYYGGCEIVDIVEQIAIDRAKQLFGAEYVNVQPHSGSQANTAVFAACLKPGDTILGFDLSHGGHLTHGSPVNFSGKLYNPVFYGVDKKTGTIDYNHLEQQAKEHKPKLIIAGASAYSRDIDFKKFREIADNVGAVLMADISHPAGLIAKGILNDPLPHCHIVTTTTHKTLRGPRGGMIMIGKDFENPFGETLKSGKPKMMSMLLNSAVFPGNQGGPLEHVIAAKAIAFGEALTDEFLEYQIQVKQNAATMAKEFVARGYHIISGGTDNHCMLIDLRNKDISGKDAEIALGKADITVNKNMVPFDDKSPFVTSGIRIGTPAITTRGLKEEDMVAVVNFIDEAIKNANNEDALHAIGERVNEMMSARRLFVM is encoded by the coding sequence ATGCAATTAGACAATCAAATTTTCGACCTTATTCAGGAAGAAAAAGAAAGACAATTAAGTGGGTTAGAATTAATCGCTTCAGAAAACTTCGTGAGTGACCAAGTTATGCAAGCGCAAGGTTCTATTTTAACCAATAAATATGCTGAAGGATATCCTGGGAAAAGATATTATGGAGGTTGTGAAATTGTAGATATTGTCGAGCAAATTGCGATTGACAGAGCAAAACAATTATTTGGTGCGGAATATGTAAACGTACAACCACATTCTGGCTCTCAAGCAAATACAGCTGTTTTTGCTGCCTGTTTAAAACCTGGAGATACAATTTTAGGTTTCGATTTATCTCATGGAGGGCATTTAACGCATGGTTCTCCTGTAAATTTCTCTGGTAAATTATACAACCCTGTATTTTATGGTGTAGATAAAAAAACAGGAACCATCGATTACAATCACTTAGAGCAACAAGCAAAAGAACACAAACCAAAATTAATTATCGCTGGTGCATCTGCATATTCTAGAGATATCGATTTTAAGAAGTTTAGAGAAATTGCAGATAATGTTGGTGCAGTTTTAATGGCAGATATTTCGCACCCTGCTGGTTTAATTGCCAAAGGAATTTTAAACGACCCATTGCCTCATTGTCATATTGTTACCACTACAACCCACAAAACATTACGTGGCCCAAGAGGAGGAATGATTATGATTGGTAAAGATTTCGAAAACCCATTTGGAGAAACTTTAAAAAGTGGAAAACCAAAAATGATGTCGATGTTGTTAAATTCTGCTGTTTTCCCTGGAAACCAAGGTGGACCTTTAGAGCACGTGATTGCTGCAAAAGCAATTGCTTTTGGTGAAGCTTTAACAGATGAGTTTTTAGAATATCAAATTCAAGTAAAACAAAATGCAGCTACAATGGCTAAAGAATTTGTTGCTAGAGGTTATCATATTATTTCTGGAGGAACAGACAACCACTGTATGTTAATCGATTTAAGAAATAAAGATATTTCTGGAAAAGATGCAGAAATCGCTCTTGGAAAAGCAGACATTACCGTAAATAAAAACATGGTTCCTTTTGATGATAAATCGCCATTTGTTACTTCTGGAATTCGTATTGGAACTCCTGCAATTACAACTCGTGGCTTAAAAGAGGAAGATATGGTTGCTGTTGTTAATTTTATTGATGAAGCAATTAAAAATGCTAATAATGAAGATGCTTTACACGCCATTGGAGAACGTGTAAACGAAATGATGAGTGCAAGAAGATTATTCGTAATGTAA
- the fahA gene encoding fumarylacetoacetase, with translation MIITANNPNRKSWLKVKEESDFPIQNIPFGVFITRDDIITIGSRIGDFAIDLGAFHQLGYFEGIPLTDDIFLQDNLNDFIADGRKTWRLVRNRIAEVFDVTNGSLRDNAEHKDKIIFRMDEVEMLLPVSVGDYTDFYASKEHATNVGSLFRDPENALFPNWLHIPIGYHGRSSSIIPSGVPIRRPYGQTKPDEGSNIPNFGPSKLLDFELEMAFITTDANVLGDRISIEDAEEYIFGLVQFNDWSARDIQGWEYVPLGPFLGKSFASTISPWIVTLDALEPFRTENPKQVYEPLPYLKQEGKGSYDIHLQVGIMPENGEETIVANSNFKYMYWTIAQQLTHHTVNGCPVEAGDMMGSGTISGPTKDSYGSMLELTWKGQNPITLKDGTTRKFINDNDTVIMRAHCKNDEIRIGFGECIGKVLPAK, from the coding sequence ATGATCATAACAGCAAATAATCCGAATAGAAAATCCTGGTTGAAAGTAAAGGAAGAATCTGACTTTCCAATTCAGAATATTCCATTTGGAGTTTTTATCACAAGAGACGATATTATAACCATTGGAAGTAGAATTGGCGATTTTGCCATTGATTTAGGCGCATTTCATCAATTAGGATATTTTGAAGGAATACCTTTAACAGACGATATTTTTCTACAAGATAACCTAAACGATTTTATTGCAGACGGACGTAAAACATGGCGTTTGGTAAGAAATAGAATTGCAGAAGTTTTCGATGTTACCAATGGAAGCTTACGTGATAATGCAGAGCATAAAGATAAAATTATCTTTAGAATGGACGAAGTAGAAATGTTATTACCAGTTTCTGTTGGAGATTATACCGATTTTTATGCAAGTAAAGAGCATGCTACAAATGTAGGTTCTTTATTTAGAGATCCAGAAAATGCACTATTCCCAAATTGGTTGCATATTCCTATTGGTTATCATGGAAGAAGTTCTTCTATAATTCCATCTGGAGTGCCAATTAGAAGACCTTATGGACAAACAAAACCAGATGAAGGCAGTAATATACCTAATTTTGGACCTTCGAAATTATTAGATTTTGAGTTAGAAATGGCTTTTATAACTACAGATGCAAATGTTTTAGGAGATAGAATTTCTATTGAAGATGCAGAAGAATATATTTTTGGTTTGGTGCAATTTAACGATTGGTCTGCAAGAGACATTCAAGGTTGGGAATATGTACCTTTAGGGCCTTTTTTAGGAAAAAGCTTTGCTTCTACGATTTCTCCTTGGATTGTAACTTTAGATGCTTTAGAGCCTTTTAGAACGGAAAATCCTAAACAAGTTTACGAGCCATTACCTTATTTAAAACAAGAAGGAAAAGGAAGTTACGATATACATTTACAAGTAGGAATTATGCCAGAAAATGGTGAGGAAACTATTGTTGCAAATTCTAATTTTAAATATATGTATTGGACAATAGCACAGCAATTAACACATCATACAGTAAATGGTTGTCCTGTGGAAGCTGGAGATATGATGGGTTCTGGAACCATTTCTGGTCCAACAAAAGATAGCTATGGGTCTATGTTAGAACTAACTTGGAAAGGACAAAACCCAATTACTTTAAAAGATGGTACAACACGTAAATTTATTAATGATAATGATACTGTAATAATGCGTGCACATTGTAAAAATGATGAGATTCGCATTGGTTTTGGAGAATGTATTGGTAAAGTTTTACCTGCAAAATAA
- a CDS encoding glutathione synthetase, with the protein MKIAFIINDHKTEKPNYTTPALGYAAYKRGHEVYFIGVGELAYASRGHLSVRCKSVKDKKFNSQETYFKAVQNQEFSTITSEDLEVLFLRNNPADEINERDWAQNAAFIFGEIAMRNGVIVLNHPKSLAGAVNKMYFQHFPEILRPKTIVTRDHLEIKEFFKEQKQKMILKPLQGSGGTNVFMMDKKNEHNLTQTIDAICRDGFVIAQEYLTEATKGDTRLFLMNGEPLQVNGKYAMMQRVNASGDIRSNIHAGGKPQPVKITDQIMKLADIVRPKLVQDGMFLVGIDIVGDKLMEINVFSPGGLNVIGEMYEEDFATPVIESIEKKVYYKSMYTDYLLNSKLATL; encoded by the coding sequence ATGAAAATAGCATTTATAATAAACGACCATAAAACAGAAAAACCGAATTATACAACTCCTGCATTGGGTTATGCAGCATATAAACGTGGGCACGAAGTCTATTTTATTGGAGTAGGAGAATTGGCTTATGCTTCCAGAGGACATTTGTCTGTTAGATGTAAATCTGTAAAAGACAAAAAATTTAATTCACAAGAAACTTATTTTAAAGCAGTACAGAATCAAGAATTTTCTACAATAACTTCAGAAGATTTAGAGGTACTGTTTTTAAGAAACAATCCAGCAGACGAGATTAACGAAAGAGATTGGGCACAAAACGCCGCTTTTATTTTTGGAGAAATTGCCATGAGAAATGGTGTTATTGTTTTAAATCACCCAAAAAGTTTGGCAGGTGCAGTCAATAAAATGTATTTTCAGCATTTCCCAGAAATTTTACGTCCTAAAACAATTGTAACCAGAGATCATTTAGAAATTAAAGAGTTTTTTAAAGAGCAAAAACAAAAAATGATTTTAAAGCCTTTACAAGGTTCTGGAGGAACCAATGTTTTTATGATGGATAAAAAAAACGAGCACAATCTAACACAAACAATCGATGCTATTTGTAGAGATGGCTTTGTAATCGCACAAGAGTATTTAACGGAAGCTACAAAAGGAGACACCCGTTTATTTTTAATGAATGGAGAACCTTTACAAGTAAATGGAAAATATGCAATGATGCAACGTGTAAACGCTTCTGGCGATATTCGAAGCAATATCCATGCAGGAGGAAAGCCACAACCCGTAAAAATAACGGATCAAATTATGAAACTAGCAGACATTGTAAGACCAAAATTGGTGCAAGATGGTATGTTTTTAGTAGGAATTGATATTGTGGGCGATAAATTAATGGAAATTAATGTGTTTAGTCCTGGAGGGTTAAATGTAATTGGCGAAATGTATGAGGAAGATTTTGCAACTCCTGTAATAGAGTCTATTGAAAAGAAAGTGTATTATAAAAGCATGTACACTGACTATTTATTGAATAGTAAGCTAGCGACTTTGTAG